Genomic segment of Salvia hispanica cultivar TCC Black 2014 chromosome 2, UniMelb_Shisp_WGS_1.0, whole genome shotgun sequence:
TGTGTGCAAAAACAAGCGTTGAGAATGAGAACCAGAATATCATGCCAACTTGCTGCTTAGGTGGACCGCGGAATGCTTTGTTCACGCGATGCTCAAGAACCCAAATGACAAATCCAGTGTAGACAAAGAACGCACCAATGGTTATCCAGAGGCCGGTTGTTAGAGGTTTCATAAATATCCAAGCATTCTTCCTCTCGTTAGGCTTGATTGGAACAACGATTCCAACTCCAGATTCTGAGTAAGGAAATGTGAAATCAGCGTATATGGATCTGTCGGCTGTCACCGTTATATCTCCCACCACAGCATCAAATTCCTGTTGTCATCattgacacaagttttaattagCTTAATCAGTAATTAACAAGCGCAAAAGTATAAAAGAAGTGTATATAACAAAATGGTATATGCTTTTACCCCTTCCTCCAATTTTTGAACAAGTTCATCATAACCTCCACCTTCTGTATTGACGGGAAAATATCTGACTGAGCCATGATACGGAATTTTTTCCCATACTTTCTCAAAAACATCAATCGAGAAACCTGTTGGTTGAACATCACCTGTTTCTTCATTCGTCACAACTTTAACGAATTCATTGAAACCCCTTTTTTCTGGCACTCCAACCTTCAACGCTTGCCCATTCCCAGGAATTTCCCACCCTTTAGGCACATTACTTTCTTTTCCTGGCCATACAATGGGGTCAAGATTTTCCTTTTCGTTCGAGCAATCATCTTGATGATCATCTGGCTTAAACTCCCTTGAGATTCCACATTGCTCAGTCCAGTACCCAACTCGGATTTCTTTTCTTCCATTCACATTAACTATCTCAAATGCAGACGCCTGTAGTTGGCCGTTACTTATGTTAAAATCACCACTCAGCCCTTTGGACGTGTGGTTTCTGATCCAACCAAGAAGTGGTGGTCCAGCCAACGATGTTCCCATTGCTTCCAAATCCGTCAAATTTCCTCCACCAACAGATCTATTGAACTGCGGGGATGTCACACCAGCTCGTTCAATTGCCTCTGCCAAAACTGTGATGCTGTCATAAGCCCACAACCCAATAACATTGGGTTCTGTTATGTCCATCTCCGGATTCTCCATAAGAAACCTCTTTCTCCATCTCTTTTCAAAGTCTGTACGCTTACCGGATTCTGGAACGTAAGCCTTCACACCTATTACACCTTGCATGGCCTCCATAGCCTGTGGATCCATAGAATCCAAGAGACTTGTTAGCACGTCAGCAATTAACCAAACATACCCCTTTCCCATCATCCCTGCTTCTTTGGCCACCTTGAAGAAACGGGATGCAAGGCCTGGCACCATATGAACCACAAACACCCGTGTCCTTATATTCGTCAACTTATAGAGCTCCTGTCGGATTCGATCATCTGTGGCATCAGAGGGAATAACAGTCTGGTGCGAGACCAAAGCATTGCTCTTAAGCAGATCCACAGTTATATACGGCACTAATCCGCTTCCGTAGTTGGTATCCTCGTACACAAAAACAATCTCCCTCCAACCGAATTTCTTCACAATTGCTGCAATTGCTTCGACTTGAGAAGAGGAACACCATGCTGATCTTATGAAGTATGATGAGTCTTTAGTTGATATAGACGGGCTCGTTGCTGGAGATATTATTGGAACTTTCACCTTGTCACCAATATCTATTACAAAGTCTGCTTGAACAGATCTTTGTGGCCCGATTATCGCCATCACTTGATTATTCTTTAACAAATCTATAGCTGCAAATTGAACCCAAACCAATACTTGAATCTAAGCTTTATACAAGTGAACATAATCTAATTTTTCGACATTTAAAGAATCTAAGGAAGTGCAATTATACCTGCAGAAGCTGCAGCAACAACATCACTCCTTGAGTCTCTGAAATGAGGCTCGATCATGGTGCTGTAATTGCGGTTGGAGTAGAAATCTTCGATCGCCATAGAGATGCAAGTCTTGCATATCTTTCCAACAGTTCAGAGTCAAGATCAAGAACCACTCCTACATTAGCCTTTACAGCAGTTTCATTGAAACCAGACAAAGGGTCAACACAGAAGCACATAAACAAAAGCATATGCAAGCAAAACAAGTATGGATTCTGCATTGCAAAAGCATCAAGACTGAGACAGCTAAGACAAGTATGTAAAGAAAGCCAATTATGGAAAGGGTGTTCTGCAAAAGgttatatataaaatcaattttccaAACAAGGAAATTCAAGAATCGAATTGCAGTGACAAAGATGTTGGAGCAGGGAAATTAACTCACAAACAACGCGTATTACTGAGTCTAAGATAGACAAAaatctacatataaaaagtTGACTTGTATACTGCAGCGACTTTTACCAATTCGTTGCGGACCCAGTCAAACAGGTGGTGGGCATATTTAAATCCATACAATTAATGAATTGAATGCGGCAGTTTCTTTCAGTATTGCCTTGAGCACACGAAACTCTTTGAATTTGAAAGGAAACAAGCCCTTGATTCGCCGCGTGTTTGGTCTTTGAATCGCGAAGAAATTCCTGCAAAATTTTGGCATTTTGTGAGAGATTAAATCGATTTCCCGTATGCTGAAGCTCTAATGtataataaattgtaaatCGGAGCTGATTAAGCTGCAACTCTCTGCCTCTCTCTCTGGAAATGAACAAAGATTGAATTTCAAGATGCAATTTTTACTCCTCAGAGAACTGAGTAAAAAGTGTACAGTGATGTAATAATAAATCTAATGGAATGATTTATATAAGTTAAGTCCAATATATCAATTGGGTCATAAATAGCcgttttgtttaaatttttcatatgtagcactattatttttgttttaaatttatgaattttccaTAGTGTAAGGAGTAAGAAAAATTACATTGATTAATTACAAATGATTTAGAATTTATGGTGgcctttaaaatttatacccATTGCCTATAACATAACAATTCGATCTACATTTTCTGCaacctgaaaaaaaaaattcttaccaaaaaaagaaggaaatttATCAATGGCGGCTTATGCAGCTCTGGTTTCTCTTATGCAGATTTTCGATCAGATCGAGAATCATCCTACCCCTCCAATTTCATTGGACAAAAAGCAAGTTGAAACCCTCACTGAAACCGTTATCTTCTTGCAGGAATTTCTTGAAGGTTACAAGTCTCCTTTTGCTGACGAAGATGAAGCAGATCCATTGGAGATGCGCATAGCAGATGCAGTTTATGCAGCTGAAGATGTCATCGAATCTTACATCGTAGATCAGATTCTTCCTGCTGCCCCTAAAGAAACTGTGGATCAAATAATCCCTGCTGCCTCTGAAGATGAGATGAAATGGATTGGATCAAATTATGGTCAAAAAACCACTTTCGCAAACTTTTATGAGAGTTTGACGAAGGTGATAGAAGACATGGATTTGATCAAGAAAGAAGTGATGGAGATAATTCAGCTGCAATCTGTTGGTTCCTCAACATCTTCGAAGATGATGTTGAGAAACAATTCTTTGACATCTTCTCTCCCGAAACTGAGCAGCACAACCATGGTGGGGTTTGATGATATCATGCTTCAACTCATGGATAAGCTCACTAATGGAGCACCGGGTCGCCAAGTCATCCCAATCACAGGCATGGGAGGAATTGGTAAGACCACTCTTGCCATAAATGTTTATGCAAAACCGCTTATTACTCAccattttgatatttgtgcTTGGGTTACAATTTCTCAACAATATAACTCAAAAGAACTTCTTTGTGAAATTCTATCTCAAGCTGATAAAGAAGAGAAGGGACAATCGAGTAATTTAAGTGAAGATAAAATAGGATTAAA
This window contains:
- the LOC125207251 gene encoding glutamate receptor 2.8-like, yielding MAIEDFYSNRNYSTMIEPHFRDSRSDVVAAASAAIDLLKNNQVMAIIGPQRSVQADFVIDIGDKVKVPIISPATSPSISTKDSSYFIRSAWCSSSQVEAIAAIVKKFGWREIVFVYEDTNYGSGLVPYITVDLLKSNALVSHQTVIPSDATDDRIRQELYKLTNIRTRVFVVHMVPGLASRFFKVAKEAGMMGKGYVWLIADVLTSLLDSMDPQAMEAMQGVIGVKAYVPESGKRTDFEKRWRKRFLMENPEMDITEPNVIGLWAYDSITVLAEAIERAGVTSPQFNRSVGGGNLTDLEAMGTSLAGPPLLGWIRNHTSKGLSGDFNISNGQLQASAFEIVNVNGRKEIRVGYWTEQCGISREFKPDDHQDDCSNEKENLDPIVWPGKESNVPKGWEIPGNGQALKVGVPEKRGFNEFVKVVTNEETGDVQPTGFSIDVFEKVWEKIPYHGSVRYFPVNTEGGGYDELVQKLEEGEFDAVVGDITVTADRSIYADFTFPYSESGVGIVVPIKPNERKNAWIFMKPLTTGLWITIGAFFVYTGFVIWVLEHRVNKAFRGPPKQQVGMIFWFSFSTLVFAHREKVRSNLTRFVVIVWVFVVLVLTSSYTANLTSMLTVDQLQPKVNDINDLVKNGEYVGYQTGSFVHEFLTKNEILESGRLKNYSTLDQFHDALYKGSAKGGVSAIIDELPYIRLLLSKHCDKYTMIGPIYPTSGLAFAFPKGSPLVYDVSHKILKLKEDRESMVRITKKWLGDAKDCPNADGALSKSQSLNVDSFQGLFVIAGVSSTLALAIFMSRFLYENQYVLTSTASRKEKLLGLARIFTREKDESLSSKETQSPDRGVGVSAAASPAMSIPCDQDQGMFSQDEGFSTVEISVNQPPQETNS